A segment of the Scomber japonicus isolate fScoJap1 chromosome 5, fScoJap1.pri, whole genome shotgun sequence genome:
AATTAATCTGGAAATCCCCTTATATGGGCTTTAGACATTTAGCCTACTTAACAATTTAATGTTAATAGGCTACTTGATGCAAGTAGTTTAGTAATTGCAAAATAAATTGATGTtgctgattgatttttttttcaatcagaaTTAATTGGGACTTTCCAGAGTTAGTTAAAAGAACAAAGCAAGTTTAATGCTGGAGGAGTTTTTCCCACAACCTGGCAACCCCAAAGTTGCTCTAATTAACAGTTTGTAATTTATCTAGAGCTGCAATGACTTATCATCAATTAATAAGTGACAAGTATGAAATTAATTACCAACTCTTTAGATAATCAATTAACTGTTATGGATAGTTTTTAGGgaacattttatggaccaaacaactaatcaattaatcaaaaatacAATTGACAggttataatgaaaataatcagccTTAAACTGATCTTTAAGGCATTTGGGAATACACTGAACCATAAATAAAGCCATTAGTTACATCTTATAAACCCTCTTTAAAGGCCGCCTTACTAAACTGACTTAACTTTATGAATGAGTGTCTTTCTGTAATGTCATTCATTAAAGTGAGTGTGCTCAGGATGATGCTCTTTAGAAGATACCGTTTTGTCTGCAGCACAGCCTCTCTTGTGTTCTCGTGCTTCAGCTTCACAGTAACGTATCTGTTGACAAACATTTTCCTCGAGTGTTACACCATGAGGTGGGTGACGACACCTCGGAGACCTCGGCCAGTTGCAGTCGTCATGCAGTTGGCTCAGCTTTGGCTGTACAATAGTACCCTGTCATTTGCACACAGAAGGAGCTGTTTCCATTGCACAGCAATATCAGGCTCTTGTCAGCATCCATTTATTCTGTCTGTATGTTCGCTGGCTGACTgagagcagctgtgtgaggaGCTCCCTgggtgtgtgtcattgtgtctcTCTGTGGTTCCAACCCCGCTCCAATGTTGTGTAAACAGCTACCACTGCTCGACCAACCTGATGCATCAGTTTTGTGTTCACCTTCCCATGCAGGGTCAGCCTCTGTCAGTGTCACCGTTTTAACATACCTGTCTGTGTTTTCCACCACCTCAGGAGATCATCTGTCACCATGGAGTCTCACAGACTAAGTGGCTCTCCAGACGTCAGGATGCAGAGGAGTTACGCGCAGCAGCTCAGCCCTAGTGGCAGCCAGGAGAGCTTGTTTGGAGTCAGGGTTCAGGTTCAGGGGATTAAAGGTCAACCATATGTGATCCTGAACAGCGCTGGCCAGGACAGCCATAGGGACATCTCTGTCATCACTCACCAGGCGGGGTATAACCCAGGCATGATGAGGAGGTCTACGGATGAAAGACGGTCTACGTCTGAGGCGCAGAGGCCTGCATCCTCCTCCGAGTTTCATTATCAGAAACACCCCGAGCTTCTGAGACCTTATGACCCTGAAAGTAATAACCTCAACCTTCTCTGTCCTTCACAAACAGCCTCAGCCACTCGACGTGGACAGCTACACACCAACCCTCCTCCTGTAAATACTCAGACTGCTAATGCGACCAAAGCCAGGATCCCTCTGCCTGCTGAGGGCCCAGAGGAAGACCAGAGTGAGGCGCCTCAGAACAAAGCGCCTCCCTCAGGTGAACCTCCAAAGTCCCCAGACGCAGTGGACGCAGACTCCTTCATATCTGTAGGGAAACTAATAGACCAGTTCAACAGCAGCCAGCGGAGGGGAAGGGGCAGCCCAAGGAACAGGCTGGACCCAGAGGCATGTCGAAGGTCACGTAGCGTGGACAGCGGGCGAACCTCAGACGACTCATcatcctccacttcctccagcAGAGCCTCATCTCTGAAGGGCAACAGGGCCGAGACCTCAGGTGGGATGTATCCGCCCGGGTCAGCTAGGGCTCGGCTACTCGGTGGAGAGGCAACTTCGGCAAacaacagagaggagagcaagCCCAGCACTCTCCTCAGAGGACATAATGGAAGAGAGACAATGTCCACAAAGACCCCAAAACTACATCAGAGAATGGAGAGATCGTCTGTCTCTGTATTACGTAGTGACCAAAATGATGGATCTGATGAGAGAGACGCACAGGTAAAGAGATCTGCTGTAGGATACAGCTGTAATTTtaaagtttgtatttatttggtgTATATTCTCTAACCAGGTTACTCCTGATCTTCTGAAAGGACAGCAAGAACTGTCAGTAGATCCAACTGaagacacaacaaaacaaatactgttCACTTACCTCAAGGATGGGTAAGTCACCCTCTGTATTGACCACTTTTAGTCAAGACAACTTGATAAGGTTGATtatattctacatttttcttattgtcaaaaaACCACAGGAAGAGACCAAAGCCAGCAACAACTTGATCTTATTAACAAGCAATATTCAAATACAGTTAATTCTTCTCCAAAAAAGCCTCAGCTCCACTGAAGAGAtgaaaaagacagatgaaaacattgatGCAGTCACTTCAATGCTTTTcatattaatgtaatatttccatcatgttttctatgttattttttactgtgtgAGGTTGTCATCTCATTGAAGTGGATGGAAACACCCATTAATTCAAAATTTCTTTTGCTTATATTCTGGAAATGTGGTTACATGTTTTGCTAAATTTGGAATGAAACCTAGCTACTGTGTGACATGTTCCTACTTTACAATGAAAATGGacactttcatttgttttgactcAATCACACTCCACATACACCACCCTGGTGCCATTAATAGTCATTAgcatttcaaaagtttattgGTCCgcaactgaaaatagtccctaatAAATtcactcctgtttgagtaacatttatTAGAAACCACAGTGTAGAACTGGTCAAAGAGATTACTGAGCCTTTTTTTGCATGTAAACTATATATTTCTAGAGGAACCAATTAGCTAAGTGTAAAAGGAAAGTTGGATTGTTTTGAAAGGTTTTGGTCAtggacaataagaaaaatatagaataacagCAGCCTTATACTCTTATAAATGAGCTTGTATTTGCACTTTTACCGAGTTCCAATATTTGAAAAATTGGTAAAAAATATTCTGTAACACTGTCTCTTATTTATTTGACCCTCTAGCCATCTTGTAGTGAGTAATTTGTGTGCGTGTGATCATGTGCTGTACTCAGATAAGgtgctgctgctccagctgtgTGTGCTCACACACGCAGCAGCCAGGAATGCCGAGCATTAACTTGTTTCCACTGATAAAACAAGTTCTTCACATGGACTGTTTATATCAGTCATGAGTGCCTGTGGAGAAATGTCTGAGGCAGGTTGAGTTTCTTAAaaattgttgtgtgtttgtgaaatacTTTTCTGGCTTCTTCAGGACGACTGATGACGACCCCACCACTCAGAGGAAAGTCAACCTGCTGCTTGAAAAGGTCAACAAACTTAAATGGAAAACCGCTGTGAATCTGGAAGAGGAGAAAGTGAGTGATGAGATGAGATGGTTGTCAGTGTTAatctctgtttttgtctgtaaCTCCTAATGATCCTCTGTGTTGGACGTCTCTTTTTCCAAATGTGTAGGATTATACAGCTGATGTGAGGCAGTTGCACGAGAAACGGGCATCGCTAGAGAAAGAAGTAACCGAGTTAAAGCAAAAACTGGAAACTGAGATGAAGGTATAGTGCAGTCTTATCTTGCTGATTCACCTCTAAGGCCCTTCACATCGTGTTCCTGTGACTGatcatgtttctctctgttgttgtgttgtgcaGAATGAAAGGACTCTGGCTAAGGCCTGCGAGAAGGCCtgggcagagaagaagaaactacAGGAAGAGTTGGCCAAAAGTCAGATAGAGCTCTGTAAACTCAGGGATAGACTGACTGAAGTTGAGGCTGAACTTCAGTTGACCAAAAAGGAGTAAGGGTGTGATTTcttaaacattaaacaaaacTTATATGAAGGCAGCCTGtgctatgtaaaaacacacaaatggtATCTGCCAAAAAGGGGATTGAACAGAAAACAGTCACTTAGTTTACACTCCAAAAATATGAAGTTTGACCATGTGAACATTAAGTATATACTAATAAAATAAGGTTTGATGTTTTTCATGGGTATCAAATTAAGCTGTTATGAAAGGCAGAGCTAAATACCAGGAAAGAATACTGACGCACTTAAATCCTAACCTAGTTTCTTTAAATGGGCTTTTGCTCATAATCTTAGGTCATTCGAGTGTACTCTGATCGGATCCGCCGCTCATTTGACTGGAAACAAAGTCAAATACCATTTGGATCAAGTTTGCTGATATCATTTTTTGTTATCTAGtctttttcattcctttctaAAACTTTCAGGCAGGATAAGCAGACTTCTTTCCGTGATATGAAACGTGAAACTAaattctgtctgtctctcctgcattttgttttttgtttgatgtCAGTTTGATTCAGATGAAGGCCGAAAGAGAAAGATCtaagagagagatgaaagaccttcagcagcagctctctgagATGCATGACGAGCTGGACCAAGCCACGAAGGCAGAGGTGATAAATACGGAGAAAGAAGTCCTTCTGAAGGTAAATGAAGCCATTCGAACATGATACTTCACAAATCAAGAGCAGATGGAAAGCTCCTGGTAGTGATGCATTTTGATGGATATCTGTCTCAGGATATGGTGCAGCTGCGTGGAGACTTCCAGGATATGCTTCAGGTgaaggaagagcaggaggaggtccTGCACCGCCGGGAGAGGGAGCTCAATGCCCTGAAGGGGGCGTTCAAAGATGAAGTGGAGACCCACGATAAATACATGGCCGCTCTGAAAGACGAGTATGAGAAGGAGCTTGAGAGTCTTCTCAGGGATTTAGATATGGCCAAAGAGGTGAGATTACTCTGATTTCTGCTTATTTCTGAAagctaaaatataatttattttgcCTCAAATGTTCATCATTTATAATTGTCCTCTTAGAGCAATGCTCTGCTGGGCCAGAGGAAGGTGGaggcagaagaggagagaggtgcAGCTAAGGTGCACCTGAAAGAGCTGAGTCAGGAGAaagaacagctgagaggagatgTGCAGGAGTTGAACAACAAGGTGGATCAGCTGAACCAGGCTATCCAGGAGTCCAGGgtcacagagagacagctggacCAAAGGACAAAGCAGCTGGAGGttgagaaacataaaaaaaaaattatttcctctcttttttttgtttctaggTGTTTTGAATCAGACTTTATCTTACTGATGTGATCTATTCTGACATTTTCctgtttattcttatttttatccTAAGAGGGAGAAGCAGCAGCTTGAGGAAATGTTGAAGGATGTGAGAAGGAACGAGGAGGAAATGTGTCAGTCGAACCAGTCTCTGCTCACTCGCTTGGAGGACGTgcaggtaagaaaaaaaaacccttaattGACATACTGTAAAGCTTATGACTGATATCAT
Coding sequences within it:
- the LOC128359336 gene encoding cingulin-like protein 1, with protein sequence MESHRLSGSPDVRMQRSYAQQLSPSGSQESLFGVRVQVQGIKGQPYVILNSAGQDSHRDISVITHQAGYNPGMMRRSTDERRSTSEAQRPASSSEFHYQKHPELLRPYDPESNNLNLLCPSQTASATRRGQLHTNPPPVNTQTANATKARIPLPAEGPEEDQSEAPQNKAPPSGEPPKSPDAVDADSFISVGKLIDQFNSSQRRGRGSPRNRLDPEACRRSRSVDSGRTSDDSSSSTSSSRASSLKGNRAETSGGMYPPGSARARLLGGEATSANNREESKPSTLLRGHNGRETMSTKTPKLHQRMERSSVSVLRSDQNDGSDERDAQVTPDLLKGQQELSVDPTEDTTKQILFTYLKDGTTDDDPTTQRKVNLLLEKVNKLKWKTAVNLEEEKDYTADVRQLHEKRASLEKEVTELKQKLETEMKNERTLAKACEKAWAEKKKLQEELAKSQIELCKLRDRLTEVEAELQLTKKDLIQMKAERERSKREMKDLQQQLSEMHDELDQATKAEVINTEKEVLLKDMVQLRGDFQDMLQVKEEQEEVLHRRERELNALKGAFKDEVETHDKYMAALKDEYEKELESLLRDLDMAKESNALLGQRKVEAEEERGAAKVHLKELSQEKEQLRGDVQELNNKVDQLNQAIQESRVTERQLDQRTKQLEREKQQLEEMLKDVRRNEEEMCQSNQSLLTRLEDVQGKLTKLNHEHRDLKEKLKEERKQIEELWKIKTALEDERTLQDRTVEQLQRKMNSIMEDCEASTDILQSQVDEAREKSQRELAELRRQLQEKGAELEKSRQAAKNLQEELLPLEEDLRRCRREQQEAQLRGRQLEQRLEELEERNATTVEERERQVKIMEGRISQLQEDLHDERGTADRLLERLDKTKEQMDQLRNELMQERGVRQDLECDKMSLERQNKDLKSRVTHLEGSQRTNQDSLVSKLNIRIQELEEKLHGEERDNNNLQQANRKLERKVKEMKMQADEENVNLQTQRDQLTQRLKTAKRQMDEAEEAIERLENAKKKLQRDLDEQIEANEHIQSQLGALRSEMRRKKSSTALIKALEDDVNDLEDFGSD